Proteins found in one Pectobacterium atrosepticum genomic segment:
- the rfaF gene encoding ADP-heptose--LPS heptosyltransferase RfaF: MKILVIGPSWVGDMMMSHSLYRTLKAEHPEAVIDVMAPAWCRPLLARMPEVNQALAMPLGHGALELGERRRLGVSLRDAGYDRAYVLPNSFKSALVPFFANIPQRTGWRGEMRYGLLNDLRVLDKAAFPLMVQRYTALAYDRSRIRRAEDLPQPLLWPQLQVNQAEIADMKQAFNLSDARPIIGFCPGAEFGPAKRWPHYHYAALAQSLIERGYQIALFGSANDRSACDDILQGLTEDARQHCANLAGKTSLEQAVVLIAACHAVVSNDSGLMHVAAALHRPLVALYGPSSPDFTPPLSHQAEVIRLITGYHRVRKGNAEQGYHQSLIDIQPERVLSALDKYLILGADA, encoded by the coding sequence ATGAAAATTTTGGTCATCGGCCCTTCCTGGGTCGGCGATATGATGATGTCGCACAGCCTTTATCGCACATTGAAGGCTGAACACCCGGAAGCGGTCATTGACGTGATGGCACCAGCCTGGTGCCGTCCGCTGCTGGCACGGATGCCGGAAGTCAATCAGGCGTTAGCCATGCCGCTAGGTCACGGTGCACTTGAGCTGGGCGAACGTCGCCGTCTTGGCGTATCGCTGCGCGATGCGGGCTATGATCGCGCTTACGTACTGCCCAACTCCTTTAAATCCGCGCTGGTCCCTTTTTTTGCCAACATTCCGCAGCGCACAGGCTGGCGTGGCGAAATGCGTTACGGACTGCTGAACGACTTACGTGTGCTGGATAAAGCGGCATTTCCGCTGATGGTTCAGCGCTATACCGCGTTAGCCTACGATCGTAGCCGTATTCGTCGGGCCGAGGATCTGCCGCAGCCGTTACTGTGGCCGCAGTTGCAGGTCAATCAGGCCGAAATTGCGGACATGAAGCAGGCGTTTAACCTCAGCGATGCGCGCCCCATCATCGGCTTTTGCCCCGGCGCCGAGTTCGGCCCCGCCAAACGCTGGCCGCATTATCACTATGCGGCGTTGGCACAATCACTGATTGAACGCGGCTACCAGATAGCGCTGTTCGGTTCGGCCAATGACCGTTCAGCCTGTGACGACATCCTTCAGGGATTGACGGAAGACGCACGGCAACATTGCGCTAATCTGGCAGGGAAAACCTCGCTGGAACAAGCGGTGGTGCTCATTGCCGCCTGCCACGCCGTTGTCAGCAATGACTCTGGACTTATGCACGTTGCGGCGGCACTTCATCGTCCGCTTGTCGCGCTTTATGGCCCAAGCAGCCCCGATTTTACCCCGCCGCTGTCCCATCAGGCCGAGGTGATTCGCCTGATTACCGGCTATCACCGAGTGCGCAAAGGCAATGCCGAACAGGGTTATCACCAGAGTTTGATCGATATTCAGCCCGAACGCGTACTCAGCGCACTGGATAAGTATCTCATTCTGGGAGCGGACGCATGA
- a CDS encoding ADP-glyceromanno-heptose 6-epimerase — MIIVTGGAGFIGSNIVKSLNDIGYRDILVVDNLKDGTKFANLVDLDIADYVDKEDFIASIVAGDDLGDIDAVFHEGACSSTTEWDGKYMMDNNYQYSKDVLHYCLDRNIPFLYASSAATYGGRNDNFIEARQYEQPLNVYGYSKFLFDQYVREILPEAESQICGFRYFNVYGPREGHKGSMASVAFHLNNQINQGENPKLFSGSENFQRDFIYVGDVAAVNLWFWQNGVSGIFNCGTGRAESFQAVADATLAFHQKGSVEYIEFPEKLKGRYQAYTQADLTNLRAAGYDKPFKTVAEGVAEYMAWLNRTV, encoded by the coding sequence ATGATTATCGTTACTGGCGGTGCCGGTTTTATCGGCAGCAATATCGTAAAATCTCTGAATGACATCGGCTATCGGGACATTCTGGTTGTCGATAACCTGAAAGACGGCACCAAATTCGCCAATCTGGTCGATCTGGATATCGCAGACTACGTGGATAAAGAAGATTTCATCGCCAGCATCGTTGCAGGCGACGATCTGGGCGATATCGATGCCGTATTCCATGAAGGTGCTTGCTCTTCCACCACCGAGTGGGATGGCAAATACATGATGGATAACAACTATCAGTATTCTAAAGACGTGCTGCACTATTGCCTCGATCGCAACATTCCGTTCCTGTATGCCTCGTCTGCCGCGACCTACGGCGGTCGTAACGATAACTTCATCGAAGCGCGTCAATACGAGCAGCCGCTGAACGTCTATGGCTACTCCAAGTTCCTGTTCGATCAGTACGTGCGTGAAATTCTCCCAGAAGCTGAATCGCAGATCTGCGGCTTCCGCTATTTCAACGTCTACGGACCACGCGAAGGCCACAAAGGCAGCATGGCGAGCGTCGCATTCCATCTGAATAACCAGATTAATCAGGGTGAAAATCCGAAGCTGTTTTCCGGTAGCGAGAACTTCCAACGTGACTTCATCTACGTCGGTGATGTCGCCGCCGTCAACCTGTGGTTCTGGCAAAACGGTGTTTCCGGCATCTTCAACTGCGGTACCGGTCGCGCCGAATCCTTCCAGGCTGTCGCGGATGCCACTCTCGCCTTCCATCAAAAAGGCAGCGTGGAATACATCGAGTTCCCCGAGAAGCTGAAAGGCCGCTATCAGGCTTATACACAAGCCGACCTCACCAATTTGCGTGCCGCAGGCTATGACAAGCCGTTCAAAACCGTCGCCGAAGGCGTGGCGGAATATATGGCCTGGCTGAACCGTACCGTTTAA
- a CDS encoding glycine C-acetyltransferase, translating to MPAAFYQQLTTQIMAARTEGVFKEERIITSAQQAEIEVMDSDRLLNFCANNYLGLADSPELIAAAKAGLDSHGFGMASVRFICGTQDIHKQLERKLADFLGMDDAILYSSCFDANGGLFETLMGPEDAIISDALNHASIIDGIRLSKARRYRYANNDMSQLEAQLQLARAEGARHVMIATDGVFSMDGVIADLQGVCDLADRYDALVMVDDSHAVGFVGEQGRGTHERCGVMNRVDIITGTLGKALGGASGGYTAGKHEVIDWLRQRSRPYLFSNSLAPAIVTASLRVLDLLEQGGDRRERLWANARLFREKMTAAGFTLAGADHAIIPVMLGEAQLAQDFAQALQREGVYVAGFFYPVVPLGQARIRTQMSAAHTPQQIQFAVEAFIRVGKRLGVII from the coding sequence ATGCCTGCCGCGTTTTATCAACAACTTACTACACAAATCATGGCCGCACGTACCGAGGGAGTGTTCAAGGAGGAACGCATCATCACCTCTGCGCAGCAGGCTGAAATCGAGGTGATGGACAGCGACCGCCTGCTCAATTTCTGTGCCAATAATTATCTTGGTCTGGCGGACAGCCCCGAGCTGATTGCCGCTGCAAAAGCTGGATTGGACAGCCACGGTTTTGGTATGGCTTCGGTGCGCTTCATCTGTGGAACGCAGGATATCCACAAACAGTTGGAGCGTAAGCTGGCGGATTTTCTGGGAATGGACGACGCGATTCTCTATTCCTCCTGTTTTGATGCCAACGGTGGGCTGTTTGAAACGCTGATGGGACCGGAGGATGCCATTATTTCCGATGCGCTCAATCATGCTTCGATCATCGACGGTATTCGGCTATCGAAGGCGCGACGCTATCGCTATGCCAATAACGATATGAGCCAGTTGGAAGCACAGTTGCAACTGGCCAGAGCGGAAGGGGCAAGGCACGTGATGATCGCCACCGACGGCGTGTTCTCGATGGATGGTGTGATTGCCGATTTGCAGGGGGTTTGCGATCTGGCGGATCGTTATGATGCGTTAGTGATGGTTGATGATTCGCATGCGGTGGGATTTGTCGGTGAACAAGGGCGTGGAACGCACGAACGCTGCGGGGTGATGAATCGCGTCGACATCATCACCGGGACGTTAGGCAAGGCGTTGGGGGGCGCGTCGGGCGGTTATACGGCGGGCAAGCATGAAGTGATCGACTGGCTGCGCCAGCGCTCTCGACCCTATCTTTTTTCCAACTCGCTCGCACCAGCCATTGTCACCGCGTCGCTCAGGGTACTGGATCTGCTGGAACAGGGCGGGGATAGGCGTGAACGTCTGTGGGCAAATGCCCGTCTGTTCCGTGAAAAGATGACGGCCGCAGGGTTCACGCTGGCGGGGGCCGATCACGCCATTATTCCCGTCATGTTGGGTGAGGCGCAGCTGGCACAGGACTTTGCGCAGGCGCTACAGCGGGAAGGCGTTTATGTCGCAGGCTTTTTTTATCCCGTTGTCCCCCTCGGTCAGGCGCGTATTCGTACTCAAATGTCAGCCGCCCATACGCCGCAGCAAATCCAATTCGCCGTTGAGGCTTTTATCCGCGTGGGCAAACGTCTGGGTGTGATCATCTGA
- a CDS encoding L-threonine 3-dehydrogenase: MKALAKLRPEEGIWMVDSPTPELGHNDIMIKIRKSAICGTDVHIYNWDEWSQKTIPVPMVVGHEYVGEIVAIGQEVNGFHIGDRVSGEGHITCGYCRNCRAGRRHLCRNAIGVGVNRPGSFAEYLVIPAYNAFRIPDNISDELAAIFDPFGNAVHTALSFDLVGEDVLIAGAGPIGMMAAAVCRHVGARNVVITDVNAYRLDLASKMGATRAVNVAQENLADVMIDLGMTEGFDIGLEMSGAPSAFRAMLKAMNHGGRIAMLGIPHEPMSIDWGDVIFKGLFIKGIYGREMFETWYKMSALIQSGLDLSPIITHRFHIDEFQKGFDAMRSGQSGKVILNWDES; encoded by the coding sequence ATGAAAGCATTGGCAAAACTGCGGCCGGAAGAAGGTATCTGGATGGTGGACTCGCCCACGCCGGAACTCGGGCATAACGACATCATGATTAAAATCCGCAAAAGCGCGATTTGCGGAACGGATGTGCATATTTATAACTGGGACGAATGGTCGCAGAAGACCATTCCCGTTCCGATGGTCGTCGGGCATGAGTACGTGGGTGAAATTGTCGCTATCGGTCAGGAAGTTAACGGTTTTCATATTGGCGATCGTGTCTCTGGCGAAGGGCATATTACCTGCGGCTACTGTCGCAACTGCCGTGCCGGACGGCGTCATTTATGCCGCAATGCCATTGGCGTTGGGGTAAATCGTCCCGGTTCGTTCGCAGAGTATCTGGTGATTCCTGCCTACAACGCGTTCCGCATTCCCGACAATATTTCTGACGAACTGGCCGCCATTTTCGATCCCTTCGGTAACGCGGTGCACACCGCACTGTCCTTCGATTTAGTGGGAGAGGATGTCTTGATTGCCGGAGCGGGGCCGATAGGCATGATGGCAGCGGCGGTGTGCCGTCACGTGGGGGCAAGGAATGTCGTGATTACCGATGTGAATGCGTACCGTCTGGATCTCGCCAGTAAAATGGGGGCAACGCGCGCCGTCAATGTGGCACAGGAAAATCTGGCTGACGTGATGATAGATCTGGGCATGACCGAGGGGTTTGATATTGGGCTGGAGATGTCGGGTGCGCCATCAGCCTTTCGCGCCATGCTGAAAGCGATGAATCACGGTGGGCGCATCGCCATGCTGGGCATTCCACATGAACCGATGTCGATTGACTGGGGGGACGTGATTTTTAAAGGACTGTTTATCAAAGGTATCTATGGACGGGAAATGTTCGAAACCTGGTACAAAATGTCGGCGCTGATTCAGTCCGGATTGGATTTGTCACCGATTATCACCCACCGCTTCCACATTGATGAGTTTCAGAAAGGGTTCGATGCCATGCGTTCGGGTCAGTCGGGCAAGGTTATTCTCAATTGGGATGAGTCATAA
- a CDS encoding divergent polysaccharide deacetylase family protein, whose protein sequence is MSYLTKTPLLALSLLALSPLALAGKLSIVIDDFGYRPHNENQILAMPTAISVAVLPNAPYAREMATKAHQQGREVLIHLPMAPMSKQPLERDTLRPDMSNDEIQRIIRQSVNNVPYAVGLNNHMGSAMTASLPGMQKVMQALSAYQLYFLDSMTIGSSQSSQAAAGTNVKVIKRKVFLDDSQNEAEIRKQFTRAVQIARRSGSAIAIGHPHPSTIRVLQQMLPTLDADIVLVRPSQLLNEPTRQYEPQPQQPVKPRNPFRGIQLCQVKQPPEPVKNDVFFKLVSSSIRESAPVMFIKHRWQTWIEPAETETHKQP, encoded by the coding sequence TTGTCTTATTTAACCAAAACACCGTTATTGGCGTTGAGTCTGCTCGCCCTGTCTCCTTTGGCGCTGGCCGGAAAACTTTCCATCGTCATCGATGATTTCGGCTATCGTCCACATAATGAGAACCAGATTCTGGCGATGCCAACAGCGATTTCCGTCGCGGTATTACCCAACGCGCCGTACGCCCGTGAAATGGCAACCAAAGCCCACCAGCAAGGGCGAGAAGTGCTGATCCATCTGCCGATGGCACCGATGAGCAAGCAGCCGCTGGAGCGCGATACGTTACGCCCGGACATGAGCAACGACGAAATTCAGCGCATTATCCGCCAGTCGGTTAATAACGTGCCTTACGCCGTGGGGTTGAACAACCATATGGGCAGCGCGATGACCGCCAGCCTGCCCGGCATGCAAAAAGTCATGCAGGCGCTGAGCGCCTACCAGCTCTATTTCCTCGATAGCATGACCATTGGCAGCAGCCAATCGAGCCAGGCCGCGGCAGGAACGAACGTCAAAGTCATCAAACGCAAAGTCTTTCTGGATGATTCACAAAATGAAGCCGAGATTCGCAAACAGTTTACCCGCGCGGTGCAAATCGCCCGCCGCAGCGGTTCCGCCATCGCTATCGGGCATCCGCATCCTTCAACCATCCGCGTCTTACAGCAGATGTTGCCCACGCTGGATGCCGATATTGTCTTAGTCCGCCCCAGCCAGTTGCTGAATGAGCCGACGCGGCAGTATGAGCCTCAGCCGCAGCAGCCAGTCAAACCGCGTAATCCGTTCCGCGGCATACAGCTGTGTCAGGTCAAACAGCCGCCGGAACCGGTGAAGAACGATGTGTTCTTCAAGCTGGTGAGTAGCAGCATTCGGGAAAGCGCGCCGGTAATGTTTATCAAGCACCGCTGGCAGACCTGGATTGAGCCAGCCGAGACCGAAACACACAAACAGCCGTAA
- the envC gene encoding murein hydrolase activator EnvC, whose protein sequence is MSKNALFVQSRVACSADRHLSALQRLLTRCVSALCVGVLLLPALGQAEDNQAQLKTLQQDIAAKEKSVQEQQKQRGTLVQQLKKQEQSISQASRQLHETRNTLSTLNKELTSLSASIAKLQSQQDKQQTLLSRQLDAAFRQGQHSALQLMLSGEESQRNERILAYFGYLNEARQKSINELQQTRVELADQKRQLEQKQTQQKTLLSDQQQQQQTLEQAQSDRKKTLSTLESSLEKDQQQLTELRQNETRLRDQIARAEREAKARAEREAREAAKVRAKEEQAKRSGSSYKPTEGERSLMARTGGLGRPSGQAIWPVNGRIEHRFGEPLQGELRWKGMVITAPEGTEVKAIADGTVLMADWLQGYGLVVVVQHGKGDMSLYGYNQSALVSVGAQVKAGQSIALVGTSGGQSQPGLYFEIRRQGQAVNPQPWLGR, encoded by the coding sequence ATGAGTAAAAACGCGTTATTTGTACAGAGTCGAGTGGCATGTAGCGCCGATCGCCATTTATCCGCATTACAAAGGCTGCTCACCCGCTGCGTCAGCGCACTCTGCGTTGGCGTTTTGCTGTTGCCCGCGCTCGGCCAAGCGGAAGATAATCAGGCACAGCTTAAGACCCTGCAACAAGATATCGCCGCGAAAGAAAAAAGCGTTCAAGAACAGCAAAAGCAGCGTGGTACCTTAGTTCAGCAGTTGAAAAAGCAGGAGCAGTCTATCTCTCAGGCCAGTCGTCAGCTGCATGAAACGCGCAATACGCTGTCCACGCTCAATAAAGAATTAACCAGCCTCAGCGCCTCTATCGCAAAACTGCAATCTCAGCAGGATAAGCAACAAACGCTACTTTCCCGTCAGCTTGACGCCGCCTTCCGGCAAGGTCAGCACAGCGCACTGCAATTAATGCTGAGCGGAGAAGAAAGCCAGCGCAACGAGCGCATCCTCGCCTACTTCGGCTACCTGAATGAAGCCCGGCAGAAATCCATCAACGAATTGCAGCAAACGCGTGTAGAGCTGGCTGACCAAAAACGCCAGTTGGAACAAAAGCAGACGCAGCAAAAAACGCTGCTGAGCGACCAACAGCAGCAACAGCAGACGCTGGAGCAGGCACAGTCCGATCGGAAGAAAACGCTGTCGACGCTGGAAAGCTCGCTGGAAAAAGATCAGCAGCAGTTGACGGAACTGCGCCAGAATGAAACTCGGTTGCGCGATCAAATCGCCCGTGCTGAGCGAGAAGCGAAAGCCCGTGCTGAACGGGAAGCGCGCGAGGCCGCCAAGGTTCGCGCTAAAGAAGAACAGGCCAAACGCAGCGGCAGCAGCTACAAACCCACAGAGGGTGAACGCTCACTCATGGCCCGAACCGGTGGTTTAGGGCGGCCTTCTGGCCAAGCCATCTGGCCGGTTAACGGCCGCATCGAGCATCGCTTCGGTGAACCGTTACAGGGCGAGTTACGCTGGAAGGGCATGGTGATTACCGCACCGGAAGGGACGGAAGTGAAGGCAATCGCCGACGGAACCGTGCTGATGGCCGACTGGCTACAGGGCTACGGGTTGGTCGTTGTTGTGCAGCATGGTAAAGGCGATATGAGCCTGTACGGCTATAACCAGAGCGCCTTGGTTTCCGTTGGCGCTCAGGTCAAGGCCGGACAATCTATTGCGCTGGTCGGTACCAGCGGCGGGCAGAGCCAGCCTGGACTGTATTTTGAAATCCGTCGTCAGGGTCAGGCGGTCAATCCACAACCTTGGCTGGGAAGATAG
- a CDS encoding rhodanese-like domain-containing protein, with product MQEIMPFVSKNPILSIAWVALLVAVIVLTVKSKLSNVKEVVRGEAIRLINKEDAVIVDIRNRDDYRRGHIANAFNLLPNDIKNGSVGELEKHKSQPIIVVCANGLSSREVAENLHKAGFERVQVLKDGLAGWSGENLPLVRGK from the coding sequence ATGCAAGAGATTATGCCATTCGTTAGCAAGAACCCTATTTTGAGCATCGCCTGGGTTGCGCTGTTGGTTGCGGTAATTGTACTTACTGTGAAGAGTAAACTGTCGAACGTAAAAGAAGTGGTTCGCGGTGAAGCGATCCGACTGATTAATAAAGAAGATGCTGTCATCGTTGATATCCGTAACCGTGACGACTATCGCCGTGGCCATATTGCCAACGCATTTAACCTGTTGCCGAACGACATTAAAAACGGCAGCGTAGGTGAACTTGAAAAACATAAGTCGCAGCCGATTATCGTGGTATGCGCCAACGGTCTCTCTTCACGTGAAGTGGCCGAGAATTTGCACAAAGCTGGTTTTGAGCGTGTGCAGGTACTGAAAGACGGCCTGGCTGGCTGGAGCGGTGAGAATCTGCCTTTAGTCCGCGGCAAATAA
- the secB gene encoding protein-export chaperone SecB, producing MSEQNNTEMAFQIQRIYTKDISFEAPNAPQVFQQEWQPEVKLDLDTASSQLADDIYEVVLRVTVTASLGEETAFLCEVQQGGIFTVGGIEGTQLAHCLGAYCPNILFPYARECITSLVSRGTFPQLNLAPVNFDALFMNYLQQQTEGEGAAQPQDA from the coding sequence ATGTCTGAACAAAACAACACAGAAATGGCTTTCCAAATCCAGCGTATCTACACCAAAGATATCTCTTTTGAAGCGCCGAATGCGCCTCAGGTGTTCCAGCAGGAATGGCAGCCAGAAGTAAAACTGGATCTGGATACGGCTTCTAGCCAACTGGCTGATGACATCTATGAAGTCGTACTGCGTGTGACCGTAACGGCTTCTCTGGGTGAAGAAACTGCATTTCTGTGTGAAGTTCAACAAGGTGGTATCTTTACCGTTGGCGGTATCGAAGGAACTCAACTGGCGCATTGCCTGGGCGCATATTGCCCGAACATTCTGTTCCCTTACGCGCGTGAGTGCATCACCAGCCTGGTTTCTCGCGGTACCTTCCCGCAACTGAACCTGGCGCCGGTTAACTTTGATGCACTGTTCATGAATTACCTGCAGCAGCAGACCGAAGGTGAAGGTGCTGCGCAGCCTCAGGATGCCTGA
- the gpsA gene encoding NAD(P)H-dependent glycerol-3-phosphate dehydrogenase, with product MNASDASMTVIGAGSYGTALAITLARNGHRVVLWGHNPTHIQALQAARCNQAFLPDVPFPDSLQLETNLAQALAASRNVLVVVPSHVFGDVLRQLKPHLRADARIVWATKGLEAETGRLLQDVAREALGETIPLAVVSGPTFAKELAAGMPTAIALASPDSEFADDLQQLLHCGKSFRVYSNPDFIGVQLGGAVKNVIAIGAGMSDGIGFGANARTALITRGLAEMTRLGAALGADPTTFMGMAGLGDLVLTCTDNQSRNRRFGMMLGQGMDVQSAQDSIGQVVEGYRNTKEVLALAQRYGVEMPITEQLWQVLYCGKDAREAALSLLGRTRKDETAKL from the coding sequence ATGAACGCGTCTGACGCTTCAATGACCGTCATCGGTGCCGGCTCGTACGGCACCGCGTTGGCCATTACGCTGGCGCGTAATGGCCATCGAGTCGTGCTGTGGGGCCACAACCCTACGCACATTCAGGCGTTACAGGCCGCTCGCTGTAATCAGGCATTCCTGCCTGATGTGCCTTTCCCCGATTCGCTACAGCTGGAAACCAATCTGGCGCAGGCGCTTGCTGCCAGCAGAAACGTGCTGGTCGTTGTGCCGAGCCATGTGTTCGGTGATGTTCTGCGCCAGTTGAAACCTCATTTGCGTGCCGATGCGCGTATCGTGTGGGCGACCAAAGGGCTGGAAGCGGAAACGGGACGCTTGTTGCAAGATGTCGCACGCGAAGCGCTGGGCGAAACGATCCCGCTTGCGGTGGTTTCTGGCCCGACATTTGCCAAAGAATTAGCCGCTGGCATGCCGACGGCTATTGCTCTGGCATCACCGGACAGTGAATTTGCTGACGATCTGCAACAGCTACTGCATTGCGGGAAGAGCTTTCGTGTTTATAGCAACCCAGATTTTATCGGTGTGCAGTTGGGCGGAGCGGTGAAAAACGTCATTGCTATCGGTGCCGGGATGTCTGACGGCATTGGGTTTGGTGCTAATGCACGTACTGCATTGATCACCCGCGGGCTGGCAGAAATGACCCGGCTTGGTGCAGCACTGGGCGCGGATCCTACTACCTTCATGGGGATGGCTGGGCTTGGCGATTTGGTGCTGACCTGTACTGATAATCAGTCCCGTAACCGACGCTTTGGCATGATGCTGGGGCAGGGAATGGACGTGCAGAGCGCACAGGATAGCATTGGTCAGGTTGTTGAAGGATACCGCAATACGAAAGAAGTATTGGCATTAGCACAGCGCTACGGCGTTGAAATGCCGATTACGGAGCAACTCTGGCAGGTTCTGTATTGTGGGAAAGACGCCCGCGAGGCGGCGTTAAGCCTATTGGGGCGAACGCGTAAAGACGAAACCGCCAAATTATAA
- a CDS encoding serine O-acetyltransferase — protein MSTEELALVWTNIKAEARSLADCEPMLASFFHATLLKHENLGSALSYMLANKLANSIMPAIAIREVVEEAYSADPHMIVSAARDIQAVCLRDPAVDKYSTPLLYLKGFHALQAYRIGHWLWSQDRKALAVYFQNQISVSFGVDIHPAARIGCGIMLDHATGIVIGETAVVENDVSILQSVTLGGTGKTSGDRHPKIREGVMIGAGAKILGNIEVGCGAKIGAGSVVLQSVPPHTTAAGVPARIVGRPESDKPAMDMDQYFNGINRGFEYGDGI, from the coding sequence ATGTCGACAGAAGAACTGGCACTGGTCTGGACCAATATCAAAGCAGAAGCGCGCAGTCTCGCAGACTGTGAACCGATGCTGGCCAGCTTTTTTCACGCCACATTGCTGAAGCATGAGAATCTGGGTAGCGCCCTGAGCTACATGTTGGCGAATAAGTTAGCCAATTCGATTATGCCTGCGATTGCTATTCGTGAGGTGGTGGAAGAAGCTTACAGCGCCGATCCGCATATGATCGTTTCTGCTGCGCGCGATATTCAGGCCGTCTGCCTGCGCGATCCTGCGGTGGATAAATACTCTACGCCGCTGCTCTACCTGAAAGGGTTTCATGCGTTGCAGGCTTATCGCATTGGTCACTGGCTTTGGTCGCAGGATCGTAAAGCACTGGCGGTCTATTTCCAGAATCAGATCTCAGTTTCTTTTGGTGTCGATATTCACCCAGCGGCGAGAATCGGTTGTGGGATCATGCTCGATCACGCAACAGGTATTGTGATCGGTGAAACGGCCGTGGTTGAAAACGATGTCTCCATTCTACAATCCGTTACGCTTGGCGGTACGGGCAAAACCAGCGGCGATCGTCACCCTAAAATTCGTGAAGGTGTGATGATTGGCGCAGGCGCTAAAATTTTGGGGAACATTGAAGTTGGCTGTGGCGCGAAAATTGGTGCTGGTTCTGTCGTGCTGCAATCCGTTCCTCCACATACGACGGCGGCAGGGGTTCCGGCCCGTATCGTCGGTCGACCAGAAAGCGATAAGCCCGCCATGGATATGGATCAGTATTTCAACGGTATCAACCGCGGCTTTGAATACGGCGACGGCATCTAA
- a CDS encoding phospholipid:lipid A palmitoyltransferase codes for MYLKRILITLSLITLPIVPCLSYAAESISNVGINNTGSTANLAPAAADANVSASDKHEESWWQRSKNNLSTTWNAPQSHDIYIPTITWHNRWTYDKEKTDRYNEKPWGAGYGVSRLDKDGDWHGLYIMAFKDSYNKWEPIGGYGYEKRWRPTSDQDFQLGLGFTAGFTMRDNWNYIPIPVLLPLASISYSKLSFQATYIPGTYNNGNVFFAWFRWQI; via the coding sequence ATGTATTTGAAGCGAATTTTAATCACATTAAGTTTGATTACACTGCCGATTGTCCCTTGTTTGAGCTACGCAGCAGAAAGCATAAGTAATGTAGGGATAAATAATACGGGTAGCACGGCAAATCTTGCACCCGCTGCGGCTGATGCCAATGTTTCGGCGTCGGATAAGCACGAGGAAAGCTGGTGGCAGAGAAGTAAAAATAATCTATCTACTACCTGGAATGCACCGCAGAGCCACGATATTTATATCCCGACTATCACCTGGCATAACCGCTGGACGTACGATAAAGAAAAGACTGACAGGTATAATGAAAAACCGTGGGGTGCGGGCTACGGTGTTTCCCGTTTGGATAAAGATGGGGATTGGCACGGGCTTTATATCATGGCGTTCAAAGACTCCTATAACAAATGGGAGCCTATCGGTGGTTATGGCTATGAAAAGCGTTGGCGACCAACCAGCGATCAGGATTTTCAACTGGGCCTAGGCTTTACGGCGGGTTTTACTATGCGTGATAACTGGAACTATATTCCAATTCCCGTCTTGTTGCCTTTGGCGTCAATAAGTTATAGCAAACTTTCTTTCCAGGCGACTTACATCCCCGGAACATACAATAACGGTAATGTTTTTTTTGCCTGGTTCAGATGGCAGATTTAA
- a CDS encoding Hcp family type VI secretion system effector, giving the protein MANNIYLTLTGNQQGEISAECGTVDSIGNKYQIGHRDQIFVLQFDHSISRNQNINHQPITFCKPIDKSSPLLGNAISNNEKLELLFDFYRTAQTGTQEKYYSVKLLGAVIRKIAVSYPHALTHAENQPEEMISIAYQSIDWQHHIAGTGGYSLWEEKVY; this is encoded by the coding sequence ATGGCGAATAATATTTATTTGACCTTGACGGGTAATCAGCAGGGGGAAATATCTGCTGAGTGTGGCACTGTTGATTCGATTGGGAATAAATATCAGATAGGGCATAGAGACCAAATCTTTGTGTTGCAATTTGATCATTCTATCAGCCGAAACCAAAACATTAATCATCAACCTATAACATTTTGTAAGCCTATCGATAAGTCTTCTCCGCTTCTGGGAAATGCCATATCAAACAACGAAAAGCTTGAGCTTTTGTTCGATTTTTACCGTACGGCGCAGACTGGCACGCAGGAAAAATATTATTCTGTAAAACTCCTTGGAGCCGTTATAAGGAAAATTGCCGTTTCCTATCCGCATGCTTTGACCCATGCAGAGAACCAACCAGAAGAAATGATATCTATTGCGTATCAAAGCATAGATTGGCAACACCATATCGCTGGAACTGGTGGTTATAGCTTATGGGAAGAAAAAGTATACTAA